A single window of Nocardia sp. NBC_01327 DNA harbors:
- a CDS encoding helix-turn-helix domain-containing protein → MDRSAEVNRIEVRSGVEASAVEAFERWEAHVSAAYVPLAVSPTPTGLFRGHIEHARYGDLDLTVVGSTPQVIQRTGQLIARAEDEFLLASIPLAGTARLHQDERVAEVGPGGIVFYDTSRPYHWEFDQEWEQVVLQVPMSKLRERYGVIGTEVPTATSFSGESSAGIVAQFFRGVARLQHTDPGGAALLAEPGVDLLAAAVVAASGGVARDQSADALNRQRVLAFMRDNCADPDLGVDRIAEGCRMSRRTLYRVFGEFEGGPGAVLRRMRIERACELLRTAPQLPLSAVARDSGFLTERSFYRSFRTEMGTTPGAFRTLV, encoded by the coding sequence GTGGATAGGTCTGCGGAGGTCAATCGGATCGAGGTGCGATCCGGAGTGGAAGCGTCGGCGGTGGAGGCTTTCGAGCGCTGGGAAGCGCATGTGAGTGCGGCCTATGTGCCACTTGCGGTTTCGCCGACTCCGACCGGACTCTTTCGTGGCCATATCGAGCATGCGCGATATGGCGATCTCGATCTGACGGTGGTCGGATCGACCCCGCAGGTGATACAGCGGACCGGTCAGCTGATAGCGCGGGCCGAGGACGAGTTCTTGCTCGCGAGTATTCCGCTCGCGGGCACCGCGCGGTTGCATCAGGATGAACGGGTCGCCGAAGTCGGTCCCGGCGGGATCGTGTTCTACGACACCTCTCGGCCCTATCACTGGGAATTCGACCAGGAGTGGGAACAGGTCGTGCTACAGGTCCCGATGAGCAAGCTCCGCGAGAGATACGGAGTGATCGGTACCGAAGTGCCGACGGCCACCAGCTTTTCGGGTGAAAGCTCGGCCGGAATCGTGGCGCAATTCTTCCGCGGTGTCGCGCGATTGCAGCACACCGATCCCGGTGGCGCGGCGTTGCTCGCCGAGCCCGGTGTGGACCTGCTGGCCGCGGCGGTGGTCGCGGCCTCGGGCGGTGTGGCCAGGGACCAGTCGGCCGATGCCCTGAATCGTCAGCGGGTGCTCGCGTTCATGCGCGACAACTGCGCCGATCCGGATCTCGGAGTTGATCGAATCGCCGAGGGTTGCCGAATGTCGAGGCGTACCTTGTATCGCGTGTTCGGTGAGTTCGAAGGCGGTCCGGGAGCGGTGTTGCGCCGCATGAGAATCGAACGTGCCTGCGAGTTGTTGCGCACCGCACCGCAGTTGCCGCTGTCCGCGGTGGCACGCGATTCGGGTTTCCTCACCGAGCGTAGTTTCTACCGATCCTTCCGCACGGAAATGGGGACAACACCGGGCGCATTCCGTACATTGGTTTGA
- a CDS encoding nitrilase-related carbon-nitrogen hydrolase codes for MRNTVRVAAVQAEPKWLRLSEGVEHVVELIGAAAAGGARLVAFPETFLPGYPWWRWVESNQWNVEYSTRCRENSMIRDGAEMRRITAAARDYGVQVVLGFGERQDRRIYMAQAVIDEMGQLISVRRKAGLNSVERKVFASGTPNLPTVHHSIIGKVGALTGQENQRPLLTRALRADEEQIHVAAWPGGLNGEAPGPDSSVTVSRMYALEAGAYVVAPCVVVADAAWAGRGGAPVVTRSGRARIYGADGTDVVTPLDEGAEGILFADLELDTTRTGDSESDLTLQHRLRKGGQQAPRATRAGSARRLGAERWAVPLTLGQYPGDTAAC; via the coding sequence ATGAGGAATACGGTGCGAGTCGCTGCGGTCCAAGCCGAGCCGAAATGGCTGCGGTTGTCCGAAGGTGTCGAGCATGTCGTTGAACTGATCGGCGCAGCGGCTGCGGGTGGAGCGCGCCTGGTCGCATTCCCGGAGACCTTCCTCCCGGGCTATCCGTGGTGGCGCTGGGTGGAATCCAATCAGTGGAACGTCGAGTACTCGACTCGGTGCCGCGAAAATTCGATGATTCGCGATGGCGCGGAAATGCGCCGAATCACCGCCGCCGCACGGGACTACGGCGTCCAGGTGGTGCTGGGATTCGGGGAACGGCAGGATCGCCGAATCTATATGGCACAGGCCGTCATAGATGAAATGGGTCAGCTGATTTCGGTGCGGCGAAAAGCCGGACTCAACAGTGTCGAGCGCAAGGTATTCGCTTCGGGCACACCGAATCTCCCGACCGTGCATCACAGCATCATCGGCAAGGTCGGTGCGCTGACCGGACAGGAGAATCAGCGCCCGCTGCTCACCCGCGCACTGCGTGCGGACGAGGAGCAGATCCACGTGGCGGCCTGGCCGGGCGGTCTGAACGGTGAAGCGCCGGGACCGGATTCGAGTGTCACCGTGAGCCGTATGTACGCGCTGGAGGCGGGTGCGTATGTGGTCGCGCCCTGTGTGGTGGTCGCCGATGCGGCCTGGGCGGGCCGGGGCGGCGCCCCGGTGGTCACGCGCAGCGGCCGGGCGCGGATCTACGGGGCCGACGGCACCGATGTCGTCACACCGCTCGATGAGGGCGCGGAGGGCATTCTGTTCGCCGATCTGGAGCTGGATACCACCCGCACCGGGGATTCGGAATCGGATCTCACACTGCAGCACCGGCTTCGGAAGGGCGGTCAGCAGGCGCCCCGGGCCACGCGCGCCGGTTCCGCGCGCCGGCTGGGCGCCGAACGCTGGGCCGTGCCGCTCACGCTCGGGCAGTATCCGGGCGATACCGCCGCCTGCTGA
- a CDS encoding NAD-dependent epimerase/dehydratase family protein, which yields MSEGGPQADRMRVLLTGAAGYIGSHVHRALLVAGHEVIAVDAMLEAVHGTNVTAPERVSLVDIRNPDALEPLLRGVDVVCHLAAAVPVVDLSVLRSGAGSSAPGRASTPPAAEHDEPGGVDSGPVRPLGGDGDRPESGPGSEGAHEFGHSGGRGRAGSGRREDVGHGAGPCVRAPVGEAGHGAARPGPLEMQQAALYATHNDAGTAILLAAMERAGVRRLVLASSVAVYGEGRYRAGRGGPFFPGLRRRADLDRGLFDHRAPRTGDLLTWEPLGEDAPLRPRSAYAASKVAQEHYALAWVASTGSAATVLRYHHVYGESVGARRIRSAESAVAARFRAELLAGRAPQVFEDGGQVRDFVHMRDIAAATVAAVERRLAGFVPLNIASGRPLTLWEVAATMSKALNGPSPIVTGQYRITDIRHLVADPERARHALDFTARTAPAAGLAAYATSSADRL from the coding sequence ATGAGCGAAGGCGGACCGCAGGCCGACCGGATGCGAGTACTGCTGACCGGTGCGGCCGGGTATATCGGCTCCCATGTGCACCGCGCCCTGCTCGTCGCGGGCCATGAGGTCATTGCCGTGGATGCCATGCTCGAAGCCGTGCACGGGACGAATGTCACTGCGCCCGAGCGGGTTTCCCTCGTAGATATTCGCAATCCGGATGCCTTGGAGCCGCTGCTGCGCGGTGTGGACGTGGTCTGTCATCTGGCCGCCGCGGTCCCGGTCGTGGATCTGTCGGTGCTGCGGTCCGGAGCGGGGAGCAGTGCGCCCGGTCGCGCCTCCACGCCGCCGGCCGCCGAGCATGACGAGCCCGGCGGTGTCGATTCGGGACCGGTTCGGCCGCTCGGGGGTGACGGCGACCGCCCGGAGTCCGGCCCCGGATCGGAGGGGGCACACGAATTCGGCCACTCCGGTGGGCGCGGGCGGGCGGGTTCCGGGCGGCGCGAGGATGTCGGGCACGGGGCCGGGCCGTGTGTGCGGGCGCCGGTGGGGGAGGCAGGGCACGGGGCCGCGCGGCCGGGGCCGCTGGAGATGCAGCAGGCCGCCCTGTACGCCACGCACAATGACGCGGGGACGGCGATCCTGCTCGCGGCCATGGAGCGTGCCGGGGTGCGGCGGCTGGTGCTGGCATCGTCGGTGGCCGTGTACGGCGAGGGACGGTATCGGGCGGGGCGGGGCGGGCCGTTCTTTCCCGGATTGCGGCGACGAGCGGATCTGGATCGGGGGCTGTTCGATCATCGGGCGCCGCGCACGGGTGATCTGCTGACCTGGGAACCGCTGGGCGAGGATGCGCCGCTGCGGCCCCGGAGCGCTTATGCGGCAAGCAAAGTGGCGCAGGAGCACTATGCGCTGGCGTGGGTCGCGAGTACCGGATCGGCGGCGACGGTGCTGCGGTATCACCATGTGTACGGGGAGTCGGTGGGTGCGCGGCGAATTCGGTCGGCGGAATCGGCTGTGGCGGCGCGGTTTCGGGCGGAGCTGCTGGCCGGGCGGGCGCCGCAGGTTTTCGAGGACGGCGGGCAGGTCCGGGATTTTGTGCATATGCGCGATATCGCCGCGGCGACCGTGGCCGCCGTCGAGCGCCGGCTGGCGGGGTTCGTGCCGCTGAATATTGCCTCGGGGCGGCCGCTCACGCTGTGGGAGGTGGCCGCCACCATGTCGAAGGCGCTCAACGGTCCGTCACCCATTGTGACCGGGCAGTATCGGATCACCGATATCCGGCATCTGGTCGCCGATCCCGAACGTGCCCGCCACGCACTGGATTTCACCGCCCGCACGGCCCCGGCAGCCGGCCTCGCCGCCTACGCCACCAGCTCCGCCGACCGCCTCTGA
- a CDS encoding NADPH-dependent FMN reductase, which yields MSTPLRLEVIVASVRAGRFAPVVADWFLRVARANEGFEVGVIDLIDTSLPVDLSVTDEVRAYLERIDAADAFVVVTSEYNHGYPAALKTALDTGKREWRGKPIGFVSYGGLSGGLRAVEQLRQVVAEVHMVSIRETVSFHEAKRKFDAEGETWDGAAIDAAQRLLRQLDWWGRTLRAAGEPYPG from the coding sequence GTGAGTACTCCCTTGCGGCTGGAAGTGATCGTGGCGAGTGTGCGGGCGGGGCGGTTCGCGCCGGTGGTCGCGGACTGGTTTCTGCGGGTGGCGCGGGCGAATGAGGGGTTCGAGGTGGGGGTGATCGATCTCATCGATACGTCGCTGCCGGTGGATTTGAGTGTGACGGACGAGGTGCGGGCGTATCTCGAAAGGATCGATGCGGCAGACGCATTCGTGGTGGTCACCTCGGAGTACAACCATGGGTATCCGGCGGCGTTGAAGACCGCGCTCGATACCGGTAAGCGTGAATGGCGGGGCAAGCCGATCGGTTTCGTGAGCTACGGCGGTCTGTCGGGCGGGCTGCGCGCGGTGGAGCAATTGCGGCAGGTGGTGGCGGAGGTGCATATGGTGTCGATCCGCGAGACCGTCAGCTTCCATGAGGCCAAGCGGAAGTTCGATGCGGAGGGCGAGACCTGGGACGGTGCGGCCATCGATGCGGCACAGCGCCTGCTGCGTCAACTCGATTGGTGGGGAAGGACTTTGCGCGCGGCCGGCGAGCCTTATCCGGGCTGA
- a CDS encoding S-methyl-5'-thioadenosine phosphorylase, whose product MSSDPRATLAIIGGSGFYDFFGDDATTVEVDTPFGAPSAPITIGEVEGRSVAFLPRHGRKHEFSPHTVPYRANMWALRSLGVRRIFGPCAVGSLRADWGPGTVAVPDQLVDRTSGRDQTFFDAGGVHVSFADPYCAELRTAAISAAGAELPLKDHGTMVVVQGPRFSTRAESQWFAGLGWELVNMTGHPEAVLARELEMCYSAIALVTDLDAGVESGHGVSAIDVFAEFERNLVPFKALVRRAVAAVEGDDTCADCSVHSGTGVQLPFELP is encoded by the coding sequence ATGAGTTCGGATCCTCGGGCCACGCTGGCCATTATCGGCGGCAGCGGGTTCTACGACTTCTTCGGTGACGATGCGACCACGGTGGAGGTCGACACCCCCTTCGGCGCGCCGAGCGCGCCCATCACCATCGGCGAGGTGGAGGGGCGTTCCGTGGCCTTCCTGCCGCGACACGGGCGCAAGCACGAGTTCTCGCCGCATACGGTGCCCTACCGGGCCAATATGTGGGCGCTGCGCTCGCTCGGCGTGCGCCGCATCTTCGGGCCCTGCGCGGTCGGCAGCCTGCGCGCCGACTGGGGTCCGGGCACCGTGGCCGTGCCGGACCAGCTGGTCGATCGCACCTCCGGACGGGATCAGACCTTCTTCGACGCGGGTGGCGTGCATGTCTCGTTCGCCGACCCGTACTGCGCGGAACTGCGCACCGCCGCCATTTCGGCCGCCGGCGCCGAACTGCCGCTCAAAGATCACGGCACCATGGTCGTGGTGCAGGGCCCGCGCTTCTCCACGCGCGCCGAGAGCCAGTGGTTCGCCGGTCTGGGCTGGGAGCTGGTCAATATGACCGGGCATCCCGAGGCCGTGCTCGCCCGTGAGCTCGAAATGTGCTACTCCGCAATCGCTCTCGTCACCGATCTGGATGCCGGGGTGGAATCCGGGCACGGGGTCAGCGCCATCGATGTCTTCGCCGAATTCGAGCGAAACCTGGTGCCGTTCAAGGCGCTGGTGCGCCGGGCCGTCGCCGCCGTCGAGGGCGACGACACCTGCGCGGATTGCAGCGTGCACTCCGGCACCGGTGTCCAGTTGCCGTTCGAACTGCCGTAG
- a CDS encoding nitrilase-related carbon-nitrogen hydrolase — MSKGAEVPTKVRVAAVQAEPRWLDLRAGVEQAIELIETAAAGGAQLVAFPETFLPGYPWWLWLDSVSWGQGFFARYRTNSMTVGRTEFRRIADAARRHRIHVLLGFSERCGSALYMSQCLIDDRGVLAGVRRKPELTPLEHHIFRSGEVTEPYVFRTDIGRIGVQGGSEQLHLPARQELERTGAQVHIVSWPGFIIARDVDWGVRVNNAATLWYAVVGNLNVIAACSVMDVAGSESRRGGAEPAKQLVRGPGGHSRIYAPGGEELAAPLSGHEEGILYADLELELSCESAA, encoded by the coding sequence GTGTCGAAGGGAGCCGAGGTGCCGACAAAGGTGCGCGTAGCTGCCGTACAGGCCGAACCGCGCTGGCTGGACCTGCGCGCGGGGGTTGAGCAGGCCATCGAACTCATCGAGACGGCGGCGGCCGGCGGTGCGCAACTGGTGGCCTTCCCGGAGACCTTTCTGCCCGGCTATCCGTGGTGGTTGTGGCTGGATTCGGTCAGCTGGGGTCAGGGGTTCTTCGCCCGATACCGGACCAATTCGATGACGGTGGGCCGCACCGAGTTCCGGCGCATCGCCGACGCCGCGCGCAGACATCGGATACACGTGCTGCTGGGCTTCAGCGAGCGCTGCGGCAGTGCGCTGTACATGTCGCAGTGCCTCATCGACGATCGCGGTGTGCTGGCGGGTGTGCGCCGCAAGCCCGAGCTGACGCCGTTGGAGCACCACATCTTTCGCTCCGGTGAGGTGACGGAGCCGTACGTGTTCCGCACCGATATCGGCCGCATCGGCGTGCAGGGCGGCTCCGAGCAACTGCACCTGCCCGCGCGCCAGGAATTGGAACGCACGGGCGCACAGGTGCATATCGTCTCGTGGCCGGGTTTCATCATCGCGCGGGATGTGGACTGGGGTGTGCGGGTGAACAATGCAGCCACGCTCTGGTATGCGGTGGTGGGCAATCTCAATGTGATCGCCGCCTGTTCGGTTATGGATGTGGCGGGCAGTGAAAGTCGCCGTGGCGGTGCGGAACCCGCGAAACAGCTGGTGCGGGGCCCCGGTGGGCACTCGCGCATTTACGCGCCCGGGGGAGAAGAGCTGGCGGCTCCGCTGAGTGGGCACGAGGAGGGCATCCTGTACGCGGATCTCGAACTCGAGCTCAGTTGCGAGTCCGCCGCATAG
- the eccE gene encoding type VII secretion protein EccE, giving the protein MAASGTISRPVLGRITLTNLLVAQLTAAVVLAVAVVCGVPFRVAFGVAIACGLVLLLPLGKRTVCDWLGTRIAFRARRPHPGTDLIDFHSGDGRSLGLFRDGSQVVAVVEVLPPKGGLTRLGRSTVQASHLLPLPELAKSLTQHDIRLAGIDIVSHGHRSRSGTPAGAIYESLLGPLPATAHRTVWLAIAFDPLLCPDAANRRGGGLDGACRAVTIATQRILRTLEDADCPARTLTAPEITKAALRITAGVDPRELTQHWRYTEFGNSVNIGAAVDPARLDSEQLAQLWVPASRGTTVALRLRPGRTADTVRIGAAWRLTTRELPQEQLQRHMISMNGRHREGLLAHLPLAVPGLDGTVPTEVRAVADIGAVQLASAGCGQLLGSDDEGNGVAVRLVGQGISSVYVSGELYLAQQLVFRALAVGERVLIRTQRPDAWEQLITTIGNPERLTLAAETHESDAGFTAVVVDGVLAPAPHAGVTTLYLAGDPLGWPGARPDLSIVQPEATGNRITLRTGTTQVELNLVSIPRESTYIGQPRAAHALTGQPG; this is encoded by the coding sequence ATGGCCGCATCCGGCACCATTTCGCGCCCTGTGCTGGGCCGGATAACCCTGACAAACCTGCTGGTCGCTCAGTTGACCGCGGCGGTCGTGCTGGCCGTCGCGGTGGTCTGCGGGGTCCCGTTCCGGGTGGCCTTCGGCGTCGCCATAGCGTGCGGACTGGTCTTGTTGTTACCACTGGGCAAACGAACAGTTTGTGATTGGCTGGGCACCCGGATCGCCTTCCGCGCCCGCCGTCCGCACCCGGGCACCGACCTCATCGACTTCCACAGCGGCGACGGACGCTCACTCGGACTGTTCCGGGACGGCAGCCAGGTCGTCGCGGTGGTCGAGGTCCTGCCACCCAAGGGCGGACTGACCCGGCTGGGCCGCTCCACCGTGCAGGCCTCACATCTGCTGCCCCTGCCCGAACTCGCGAAAAGCCTTACCCAGCACGATATTCGGCTCGCCGGGATCGATATCGTCTCGCACGGTCACCGCAGTCGCTCCGGCACACCCGCGGGAGCCATCTACGAATCCCTGCTCGGCCCACTGCCCGCCACCGCGCACCGCACCGTCTGGCTGGCCATCGCCTTCGACCCGCTGCTGTGCCCCGATGCCGCCAACCGGCGCGGCGGCGGACTGGACGGCGCCTGCCGGGCCGTCACCATCGCCACGCAGCGCATCCTGCGAACCCTGGAGGATGCCGACTGCCCGGCTCGCACGCTGACCGCCCCCGAGATCACCAAGGCGGCCCTGCGGATCACCGCGGGCGTGGACCCGCGCGAGCTCACCCAGCACTGGCGCTACACCGAATTCGGCAACAGTGTGAATATCGGTGCGGCCGTGGACCCGGCGCGACTGGACTCCGAACAGCTGGCCCAGCTGTGGGTGCCCGCCTCCCGCGGCACCACCGTGGCGCTGCGACTGCGGCCCGGCCGCACCGCCGACACCGTGCGCATCGGCGCGGCCTGGCGGCTCACCACGCGAGAACTGCCGCAGGAGCAATTGCAGCGGCACATGATCTCCATGAACGGCCGCCACCGCGAGGGCCTGCTCGCCCACCTGCCGCTGGCGGTGCCCGGCCTGGACGGCACCGTCCCCACCGAGGTACGCGCCGTCGCGGACATCGGTGCGGTACAGCTGGCCTCGGCCGGCTGCGGACAGCTGCTCGGCTCCGATGACGAGGGCAATGGCGTCGCGGTACGTCTTGTGGGCCAGGGCATTTCGAGCGTGTACGTCTCCGGGGAACTGTATCTGGCACAGCAGCTGGTGTTCCGCGCGCTGGCCGTGGGCGAGCGCGTCCTCATTCGCACACAGCGGCCGGACGCCTGGGAGCAGTTGATCACCACCATCGGCAATCCCGAACGCCTGACCCTCGCCGCCGAAACCCATGAATCCGATGCGGGATTCACCGCCGTGGTGGTGGACGGTGTGCTCGCACCGGCGCCGCACGCCGGCGTCACCACCCTCTACCTCGCGGGCGATCCGCTGGGCTGGCCGGGCGCGCGGCCCGATCTGTCCATCGTGCAGCCGGAGGCGACGGGGAATCGCATCACCCTGCGCACCGGCACCACACAGGTGGAACTGAACTTGGTCTCCATCCCCCGCGAATCCACGTACATCGGACAGCCCCGCGCGGCGCACGCCTTGACTGGTCAGCCCGGATAA
- the mycP gene encoding type VII secretion-associated serine protease mycosin produces the protein MSTEYPRAMATDSALSRRSPGLRTIAATAALASTLSFGIGIIPAAAQANPGAAYADRPPAIDPGLLPPGGPAAPPGKTEHPANSPCISTQAGGDGPTIPPTQRALDLEHAWQFSRGAGQLVAVIDTGVSPHPRLPGLIPGGDYVANSGDGTEDCDAHGTIVAGLIAANQVGGQGFSGVAPDARIMTIRQTSAMYQAEGAGRDKGPDDMPDGYGKISALASAVRRAADAGARIINISLVACPTTRPESTEMGALGAAVRYAAVERDVVIVTSAGNTDSCKASNPGLDPLHPNEDLWDHVNSYVAPAWWDDYVLSVGSIDAFGQPSKFTVPGPWVGVAAPGEDVISLDPRNTGLTTAKITNQGQVNRYSGTSFAAPYVSGVAALLRSRFPDMPAHEVIQRIEATAHAPGEGWNPYVGYGAVDPVAALTAEIPDDLPPKQPGAAKDQQLALPAPKPAPDNTARNVALIGTGIVGVLLVLGFLASFPLRRRFGMHSDDA, from the coding sequence ATGAGTACCGAGTATCCCCGCGCCATGGCGACGGACTCCGCCCTGTCCCGGCGCAGCCCCGGACTGCGAACGATCGCCGCCACGGCGGCACTGGCGTCGACGCTGTCGTTCGGTATCGGCATCATTCCCGCAGCGGCGCAGGCGAATCCCGGTGCGGCCTACGCCGATCGACCCCCGGCCATCGATCCGGGCCTGCTGCCACCCGGAGGTCCCGCCGCCCCGCCCGGCAAAACGGAGCACCCGGCCAACTCCCCCTGCATCAGCACCCAGGCCGGCGGCGACGGGCCGACCATCCCGCCCACCCAGCGCGCCCTGGATCTGGAGCACGCCTGGCAGTTCTCCCGTGGCGCAGGCCAATTGGTCGCCGTCATCGATACCGGGGTCTCCCCGCATCCGCGCCTTCCCGGCCTGATTCCCGGCGGCGACTATGTCGCCAATTCCGGTGACGGCACCGAGGACTGTGATGCACACGGCACGATCGTCGCCGGACTCATTGCCGCGAATCAGGTGGGCGGCCAAGGCTTCTCCGGCGTAGCCCCGGACGCCCGGATCATGACCATCCGCCAGACCAGCGCCATGTACCAGGCCGAGGGCGCGGGCCGCGACAAAGGCCCCGACGATATGCCCGACGGCTACGGCAAGATCTCCGCGCTGGCCTCGGCTGTGCGCCGGGCCGCCGACGCCGGGGCCCGCATCATCAATATCTCCCTGGTGGCCTGCCCGACCACCCGGCCGGAGAGCACCGAGATGGGCGCCCTCGGCGCGGCGGTGCGCTACGCGGCCGTGGAGAGGGACGTTGTCATCGTCACCTCCGCGGGCAATACCGATAGCTGCAAGGCGAGCAATCCCGGCCTCGACCCGCTGCATCCGAACGAGGATCTCTGGGATCACGTCAATTCGTATGTGGCCCCGGCCTGGTGGGACGACTACGTGCTCTCCGTCGGCTCCATCGATGCCTTCGGCCAGCCCTCGAAGTTCACCGTCCCCGGCCCCTGGGTGGGTGTGGCCGCGCCCGGTGAGGACGTCATCTCCCTGGACCCCCGCAATACCGGCCTCACCACCGCCAAGATCACCAATCAGGGCCAGGTGAACCGTTACAGCGGAACGAGTTTCGCCGCGCCCTACGTCTCCGGCGTTGCGGCGCTGCTGCGTTCACGCTTCCCCGATATGCCCGCGCACGAGGTCATTCAACGCATCGAGGCCACCGCGCACGCCCCCGGCGAAGGCTGGAATCCGTATGTCGGTTACGGCGCAGTCGATCCCGTGGCCGCACTCACCGCGGAGATACCGGACGACCTGCCGCCCAAGCAACCCGGCGCCGCCAAGGATCAGCAGTTGGCCCTGCCCGCCCCGAAACCCGCACCGGACAACACCGCTCGCAATGTGGCACTCATCGGCACTGGTATTGTCGGCGTCCTGCTGGTGCTGGGCTTCCTGGCGTCATTCCCCCTGCGCCGCCGGTTCGGCATGCATTCCGACGACGCCTGA
- the eccB gene encoding type VII secretion protein EccB, producing MPSKPTTRWQVSGYRFLVRRMEHALVRRDVRMLHDPMRSQSRAFSVGVILACVALAGCGVLALLRPQDRIGSSKILIGKDTGAVYVVLDNVVHPALNLTSARLAAGEAAKPATVKETELAKKPRGQLIGIPGAPASLAFDARSGGRTWTICDVLANDGSRTLTTSVLAGDPVQGKVSGLDSGRGLLVQGRDHTYLVYDNQRAQVDMNDRAVVDALDIRGLTPRPISPGLLDAIPEVLPIVPPQIADAGAAPNYSIGDHRIGDVVQVRTDNKNYVVLADGLQPVSALTADIVRNAYRSTAADDHIGQADRTGAPVSSALPVANYPDRAPSIVDGKDQPVDCLSWRPVESADQADGSKHADLAVLTGHAVPIPDRARLVPLAQADGNGPAVDSFYMKPGSGAYVQTTGIEPDSQRRDSLFFISDYGVRYGIKNLESAKALGMDPESVRPEPAPWSIAGVIASGPTLSREAAMVAHDGVDPDPNPAKDPVKAQN from the coding sequence ATGCCGTCAAAACCGACGACCCGATGGCAGGTGAGCGGCTATCGCTTCCTGGTTCGTCGCATGGAACACGCCCTGGTGCGCAGGGACGTGCGGATGCTGCACGACCCGATGCGGTCGCAATCGCGGGCCTTCAGTGTCGGAGTGATTCTCGCGTGCGTCGCCCTGGCTGGTTGCGGGGTGCTTGCTCTACTGCGGCCGCAGGACAGGATCGGCTCCAGCAAGATCCTCATCGGCAAGGACACGGGGGCCGTCTATGTGGTCCTCGACAATGTGGTGCACCCGGCGCTGAACCTGACTTCGGCGCGGCTGGCGGCGGGGGAGGCCGCCAAACCCGCCACGGTGAAGGAGACCGAACTCGCGAAGAAGCCGCGCGGGCAGCTGATCGGCATTCCCGGCGCGCCCGCCTCGCTCGCCTTCGACGCGAGGTCGGGCGGTCGCACCTGGACGATCTGCGATGTGCTCGCCAATGACGGCAGTCGCACGCTGACCACCTCGGTGCTGGCTGGTGATCCGGTGCAGGGCAAGGTATCCGGGCTGGACTCGGGTAGGGGCCTGCTCGTACAGGGGCGTGATCACACCTATCTGGTCTACGACAATCAGCGCGCGCAGGTGGATATGAACGATCGGGCCGTGGTGGACGCCCTCGATATTCGCGGCCTGACGCCGCGGCCGATCAGTCCGGGGCTGCTCGACGCCATTCCGGAGGTGCTGCCGATCGTGCCGCCGCAGATCGCGGATGCCGGTGCGGCGCCGAACTATTCGATCGGCGACCACCGCATCGGTGATGTGGTGCAGGTGCGCACCGATAACAAGAACTATGTGGTGCTCGCGGACGGGCTGCAGCCGGTGTCGGCGCTGACCGCCGATATCGTGCGCAATGCCTACCGGTCCACGGCCGCCGACGATCACATCGGCCAGGCCGACCGCACCGGGGCGCCGGTGTCCTCGGCGCTGCCGGTCGCGAACTATCCGGATCGCGCCCCCAGCATTGTGGACGGTAAGGATCAGCCCGTCGACTGCCTGTCCTGGCGGCCGGTCGAATCCGCCGATCAGGCCGATGGCAGCAAGCATGCCGATCTGGCGGTGCTGACCGGTCATGCCGTGCCGATTCCGGACCGCGCCCGGTTGGTGCCGCTGGCCCAGGCCGACGGCAACGGCCCGGCGGTCGACAGCTTCTATATGAAGCCGGGCTCGGGCGCGTACGTGCAGACCACCGGTATCGAACCGGATAGTCAGCGGCGCGACAGCCTGTTCTTCATCTCCGATTACGGTGTGCGATACGGCATCAAGAATCTGGAATCGGCCAAAGCTCTCGGCATGGACCCGGAATCGGTGCGGCCGGAACCCGCGCCCTGGTCGATCGCCGGTGTGATCGCGTCCGGGCCGACATTGAGCCGTGAGGCCGCGATGGTGGCGCACGATGGTGTCGACCCCGACCCGAATCCGGCGAAAGATCCTGTCAAAGCACAGAACTGA
- a CDS encoding metal-sensitive transcriptional regulator has protein sequence MTNEETTTTEPSAPDHAEPSAHDHSTHGYITAKDDYLKRLRRIEGQSRGLQRMVEEEKYCIDILTQVSAMTKALQAVAMGLLEDHISHCVVDAAIAGGPEAEAKIKEATDAIARLVRS, from the coding sequence GTGACCAACGAAGAGACCACCACCACCGAGCCGTCGGCACCCGACCACGCCGAGCCGTCGGCCCATGACCACTCGACGCACGGCTACATCACCGCCAAGGACGACTACCTCAAGCGCCTGCGCCGGATCGAGGGTCAGTCCCGCGGCCTGCAGCGCATGGTCGAAGAGGAAAAGTACTGCATCGACATCCTGACCCAGGTCTCCGCCATGACCAAGGCCCTGCAGGCCGTCGCCATGGGCCTGCTGGAGGATCACATCAGCCACTGCGTGGTCGACGCGGCCATCGCGGGCGGCCCGGAGGCCGAGGCCAAGATCAAGGAAGCCACCGACGCCATCGCGCGTCTCGTGCGCTCCTGA